In Embleya scabrispora, the DNA window GGTCGTGCTCGGCATCCGGATCTTCTCCAACGCGGCGGCCATCCGGCGGCACGTCTTCCGGGCCTGACGGGGAGTCACACATGGCCGACGAAACGGACGAGACGCACGGGCGACACGCCCGCCACGACGAGGATCCACGGGAGTTGGGCCTCCCGCGCGCACCGCAGGAGCCGCAACGCCCGCCGGCGCGGGTGCCGGCACCGGACGCGGAACCGGTGCCGGCACCCGGGATCGAGCCGGAGCCGGAGGCGCCCTCCGCCCGCAAGCCCACGATCGAGACCCGGCGCCCGGTCGACCTCTACCACGAGGGTCGCCACATCCGGGAGCGGATCCGCGAGCAGGCCGCCGAGGTGACCTCGGAGATCGCGCCGATCACCGCGCCGGTGCGCGAGTCCGCGCACGAGGTACGGCACACGCTCCCGGCGTACGAACCGCGTGAAACACCCGAACCGGGCGACCTGTCCGGACTTTCGCACGCGGGGGCGCGCGCCGAAGCGCGCGACACGCCCGGGTCGGAATCGGATTCGGCCCGGGCCGCGCCGCCCGTCGGGGCCGACCACGTCGATCCGCACCCGGTCGCGTCGCATTCCGCCGAGCCGGTCGACGACCAGCCGGGTCGACGCCGGCTGATCGAGGCGTTCTGGCCGCCGCGCGTGAGCCGGGCCCAACTCGTGGGCGCCGTGCTGCTGTTCGCGCTCGGCGCCGGGCTGGCCATCCAGGTCAGATCGAACAACGAGTCGGACCCGCTGCGCGGCGCGCGGCAGGAGGACCTGGTCCGGGTGCTGGACGAACTCAACGCGCGCACTCGGCGGTTGGAGGACGAGAAGCACCGCCTCGAGAACAGCCGCACACAGCTCCAGAGCAGCAACGACCGGGTCCAGGAGGCCCGCCAGCAGAACGCGGCCAAGGCGGACGCCCTGGGCGTGCTGGCGGGCACCGTCAAGGCGAGCGGGCCCGGTATCACGCTGACCATCACCGACCCGCAGCGCCAGGTCACCGGCGACGTGCTGCTCGACACGCTCCAGGAACTGCGCGCGGCGGGCGCCGAGGTGATC includes these proteins:
- a CDS encoding DUF881 domain-containing protein, whose product is MSGLSHAGARAEARDTPGSESDSARAAPPVGADHVDPHPVASHSAEPVDDQPGRRRLIEAFWPPRVSRAQLVGAVLLFALGAGLAIQVRSNNESDPLRGARQEDLVRVLDELNARTRRLEDEKHRLENSRTQLQSSNDRVQEARQQNAAKADALGVLAGTVKASGPGITLTITDPQRQVTGDVLLDTLQELRAAGAEVIQINDVRVVAGTWFNGTPPGDIVIDDVKVLPPYVFKVIGNPQDLQPALNIPGGVVKTLEKKQAGAIVTPSQDVQIDALRPANKPGYARSAPGAGNG